From Fluviispira vulneris, a single genomic window includes:
- a CDS encoding class-III pyridoxal-phosphate-dependent aminotransferase, producing the protein MMKMHPRKQTDKLLSRLQKVECPDTTFFAERFPIVMKRGSGMWVRDVDDNRYLDFTACFAVLALGHRPKTSIHAMRKQAASLLHGMGDVHPTLPKIKLLELLAKLSPYANAKSLLGQSGGDAIESAMKTSMLVTGRSRFLSFSGGYHGLQFAPLVLNDRTDFTQGFESWISGKTFTLPFPYFKGDICFDNNLTDDFLLKEHKLENPDKVLQILEDQLKKKEYAALVMEPYQGRGGKRGFSSEFVKRCKELCTKYGTLLVFDEIYTGFGRTGKMFAYEHYNVIPDLLCVGKAMGGGLPISACIGEVLDVWGKSKGEARQTQTFLGNPMACAVAYETVKTIKKNLPLFQKELVKIDAVFTKFIHAMNENKLMNKFPFEIRGKGFMRGIWFYKQNEGFAVPLMEQLLEAGYLILPEGPRADVLSLTPPLIAKAEHFEKILNALVQELKKI; encoded by the coding sequence ATGATGAAAATGCATCCGAGAAAACAGACTGATAAACTTTTATCACGCCTTCAAAAAGTGGAATGTCCTGACACAACTTTTTTTGCTGAACGTTTTCCAATTGTGATGAAGCGCGGAAGTGGAATGTGGGTGCGTGATGTAGATGACAATCGCTATCTCGATTTTACCGCTTGTTTTGCTGTTCTTGCGCTGGGACACCGGCCTAAAACTTCAATTCATGCTATGCGTAAACAGGCCGCATCTTTATTGCATGGTATGGGAGATGTGCATCCCACTCTACCTAAAATAAAATTATTAGAACTGTTAGCTAAATTGTCACCTTATGCAAATGCGAAATCCCTTTTAGGGCAAAGCGGTGGAGATGCCATTGAATCAGCTATGAAGACATCTATGCTTGTCACAGGGAGAAGTCGCTTTTTAAGTTTTTCAGGGGGCTATCATGGACTTCAATTTGCTCCGCTTGTGTTAAATGATCGCACAGACTTTACGCAGGGTTTTGAGTCGTGGATTTCTGGTAAAACTTTTACATTACCTTTTCCTTATTTTAAAGGGGATATTTGTTTTGATAATAACTTAACAGATGATTTTTTACTGAAAGAGCATAAATTAGAAAATCCTGATAAAGTTTTACAGATTTTAGAAGACCAACTTAAGAAAAAAGAATATGCAGCATTGGTCATGGAGCCTTATCAAGGACGTGGCGGTAAGCGCGGATTTTCTAGTGAATTTGTGAAGCGGTGCAAAGAGCTTTGTACAAAATATGGTACGCTGTTGGTTTTTGATGAAATTTACACGGGTTTTGGACGAACAGGAAAAATGTTTGCTTACGAACATTACAATGTGATTCCTGATCTTCTCTGCGTTGGAAAAGCAATGGGTGGAGGCTTGCCCATCAGTGCATGTATCGGCGAAGTGCTTGATGTTTGGGGTAAGTCAAAAGGGGAAGCTCGCCAGACTCAAACTTTTTTAGGTAACCCAATGGCTTGCGCAGTCGCTTATGAAACTGTGAAAACGATAAAGAAAAATCTTCCTCTTTTTCAAAAGGAATTAGTAAAAATTGACGCTGTTTTTACTAAATTTATACATGCAATGAATGAAAATAAATTAATGAATAAATTTCCATTTGAAATTCGTGGCAAAGGATTTATGCGTGGTATCTGGTTTTATAAGCAAAATGAAGGTTTTGCTGTTCCGTTAATGGAGCAATTGCTTGAAGCTGGTTATCTGATATTACCTGAAGGACCGCGTGCAGACGTTCTTTCATTAACTCCACCTCTTATAGCTAAAGCAGAGCACTTTGAGAAAATATTAAATGCGCTCGTGCAGGAATTGAAAAAAATATAA
- the icmF gene encoding fused isobutyryl-CoA mutase/GTPase IcmF, whose translation METSFSYRLKNKVRFVTATALFDGHDASINIIRRLLQQGGAEVIHLGHNRSVSEVVNAAIEEDAHSISVSSYQGGHVEYFKYMREMLDKMGRPDMKIFGGGGGVIIAKEIEELHKFGITRIYSPDDGLKMGLEGMICDMLEKSDYSLESWPEEMENRDITEGDHLRLARALSVIENNFHGLPSKILAQIENGKRKKEDSHNKTPPLVLGVTGTGGAGKSSLTDELIRRFILEFPERKICIFSVDPSKRKTGGALLGDRIRMNAINHANVFMHSFATRGSKSELSSITREAICLARSAGFDLIIVETSGIGQGDTGILDVSDLSLYVMTSEFGAATQLEKIDMLDFADLIAINKFDRRGSEDAYRDVKTTIRRSRYAGNKNIKEERYPVFGTIASKFNDDGVNALYRELLKIMEEKSQQVSWQTRLDLKASRKSSNVAPIIAQNRTNYLSEIASTIRTYHKETISFAKIANDIFSLERTKNIIKDHELHEKIDNEIKKSWENFPKNLKNDLQNFEYLKANYLGDAFKYEVRGKQYSVDTNTVSLSGLKIKKIYLPQCESFGEIIKYLRNENVPGAFPYTAGVFPFKRADEDPKRQFAGEGGPARTNNRCHFLTKNDNAKRLSTAFDSVTLYGDEPAKRPDIYGKVGESGVSIATLEDMKLLYNGFDLCDPNTSVSMTINGPAPIILAYFFNTAIDQQLEMAEKKKGHKLTEDEIIAVRKFTLETVRGTVQADILKEDQAQNTCIFSIDFALKMMGDIQEFFVREKVKNYYSVSISGYHIAEAGANPITQLAFTLANGFTYVEYYLSRGMHIDDFAPNLAFFFSNGMDPEYSVIGRVARRIWAIAMRDKYKANERSQKLKYHIQTSGRSLHAQEIDFNDIRTTLQALLAMSDNCNSLHTNAYDEAITTPTEESVRRSMAIQLILAREFGMLKNENPQQGSYFIEALTNAVEEAVLLEFERISTRGGVLGAMETQYQRGKIQEESLYYETLKHTGKLPIIGVNTYLKNNSESYNIPFEIQLSRATYEEKDEQLERLQSFKNKNKNGLEEALLRLQKKVLAGENVFEELLHTTRYASLGEITQALYAVGGQYRRAM comes from the coding sequence ATGGAAACAAGCTTTAGCTATCGACTTAAGAACAAAGTAAGATTCGTGACTGCAACAGCCCTATTTGATGGACATGATGCCAGTATCAATATCATTCGGAGACTTTTGCAACAAGGTGGAGCAGAAGTGATTCATTTGGGCCACAACCGCAGTGTCAGCGAGGTGGTCAATGCTGCAATTGAAGAAGATGCTCACTCGATTTCAGTCAGCTCTTATCAAGGTGGCCACGTCGAATATTTTAAATATATGCGAGAAATGCTCGACAAAATGGGGCGTCCCGATATGAAAATTTTTGGTGGTGGTGGTGGGGTTATCATCGCAAAAGAAATCGAAGAACTGCATAAATTCGGAATCACGCGCATCTATTCACCCGACGATGGTTTGAAAATGGGTCTTGAGGGCATGATTTGCGATATGCTTGAAAAATCGGATTATTCTCTAGAGAGTTGGCCTGAAGAAATGGAGAATCGTGATATTACTGAGGGTGATCATTTACGGTTGGCGCGTGCATTAAGTGTTATTGAAAATAATTTTCACGGATTGCCATCAAAAATTTTAGCGCAAATTGAGAACGGCAAAAGAAAAAAAGAAGACAGTCATAATAAAACACCACCACTTGTTTTAGGGGTTACAGGAACGGGCGGAGCAGGTAAAAGCAGTTTGACAGATGAGCTCATCCGACGCTTTATTTTAGAATTTCCAGAGAGAAAAATCTGTATTTTTAGTGTGGATCCTTCTAAACGCAAAACAGGTGGAGCTCTGTTAGGGGATCGCATTCGCATGAATGCAATCAATCATGCAAATGTTTTTATGCATAGTTTTGCTACGCGTGGAAGTAAAAGTGAATTATCATCAATTACTCGGGAAGCAATTTGTTTAGCGCGCAGTGCAGGTTTTGATCTTATTATCGTCGAAACAAGTGGAATTGGTCAGGGTGACACAGGAATTCTCGATGTGTCTGATTTATCACTTTATGTGATGACGAGTGAATTTGGGGCAGCGACACAGCTTGAAAAAATAGATATGCTTGATTTTGCCGATCTTATTGCGATCAATAAATTTGATCGGAGAGGTTCAGAAGATGCCTATCGTGATGTAAAAACAACCATTCGACGCAGTCGCTATGCAGGTAATAAAAATATTAAAGAAGAAAGATATCCTGTCTTTGGTACAATTGCCTCTAAATTTAATGACGATGGGGTCAACGCACTCTATCGTGAACTATTAAAAATTATGGAAGAGAAATCGCAACAGGTTTCTTGGCAGACAAGACTCGATCTTAAGGCCTCGAGGAAATCATCAAATGTTGCACCAATAATTGCGCAAAATAGGACAAATTATTTAAGTGAAATTGCTAGTACAATACGTACTTATCATAAAGAAACAATTAGTTTTGCAAAAATTGCAAACGATATTTTTTCTCTTGAAAGAACTAAAAATATTATAAAAGATCATGAATTACATGAAAAAATTGATAATGAAATAAAAAAATCATGGGAAAATTTCCCTAAAAATTTAAAAAATGATTTGCAGAATTTTGAATATCTAAAAGCGAATTATTTGGGTGATGCATTTAAATATGAAGTGAGAGGTAAACAATATTCTGTAGATACAAATACTGTTTCTTTATCTGGTTTAAAAATTAAAAAAATATATTTACCTCAATGTGAAAGTTTTGGTGAAATAATTAAATATTTACGAAATGAAAACGTACCTGGGGCCTTCCCATACACTGCAGGAGTATTTCCATTTAAGCGCGCAGATGAAGATCCGAAAAGACAATTTGCCGGAGAAGGTGGACCGGCAAGAACAAATAATCGATGTCATTTTTTAACTAAAAATGACAATGCGAAAAGGCTTTCAACTGCTTTTGACAGTGTGACTTTGTATGGCGATGAGCCTGCAAAAAGACCAGATATTTATGGGAAAGTAGGTGAAAGTGGGGTGAGCATAGCAACCCTTGAGGATATGAAACTCTTATACAATGGATTTGATTTATGTGATCCGAATACAAGCGTGAGTATGACTATCAACGGACCTGCTCCCATTATTCTAGCTTATTTTTTTAATACGGCCATCGATCAACAATTAGAAATGGCAGAAAAGAAAAAAGGACATAAATTAACAGAGGATGAAATAATTGCAGTTAGAAAATTTACTCTCGAAACTGTGCGAGGTACTGTACAAGCAGATATTTTAAAAGAAGATCAAGCGCAGAATACTTGCATATTTTCCATTGATTTTGCCCTAAAAATGATGGGAGACATTCAAGAATTTTTTGTGCGAGAAAAAGTAAAAAATTATTATTCTGTAAGCATTTCTGGCTATCATATAGCTGAAGCTGGGGCAAATCCAATCACTCAGTTGGCATTTACCCTTGCAAATGGCTTTACCTATGTTGAATATTATTTAAGTCGTGGCATGCATATCGATGATTTCGCGCCAAACCTTGCATTCTTTTTTAGTAACGGAATGGATCCCGAATACTCTGTAATAGGAAGGGTCGCACGCAGAATTTGGGCCATAGCAATGCGTGATAAATATAAAGCAAATGAGAGATCACAAAAATTAAAATATCATATTCAAACAAGTGGGCGTTCATTGCATGCGCAGGAAATTGATTTTAATGATATTCGGACAACGTTACAAGCACTGCTTGCTATGTCTGATAATTGCAATTCTTTACACACCAATGCTTATGATGAGGCAATTACGACACCAACTGAAGAAAGTGTGCGGCGCAGTATGGCCATTCAACTTATTTTGGCACGTGAATTCGGTATGCTTAAAAATGAAAATCCTCAGCAAGGTAGTTACTTTATAGAAGCCCTAACAAATGCAGTAGAAGAAGCTGTTTTACTCGAATTTGAACGTATTTCAACCCGTGGTGGAGTGCTCGGAGCAATGGAAACGCAGTATCAAAGAGGGAAAATTCAAGAAGAAAGTTTATATTATGAAACGTTAAAGCACACTGGAAAGTTGCCTATTATTGGTGTCAATACGTATTTAAAAAATAATTCTGAAAGTTATAATATTCCCTTTGAAATCCAACTTTCACGTGCAACATATGAAGAAAAGGATGAACAGTTGGAGAGATTACAAAGCTTTAAAAATAAAAATAAAAATGGCTTAGAAGAGGCTCTTTTGAGGTTGCAGAAAAAAGTTCTTGCGGGTGAAAATGTTTTTGAGGAACTTCTACACACAACGCGTTACGCATCGCTTGGCGAAATCACTCAAGCACTTTATGCTGTTGGAGGGCAATATCGAAGAGCAATGTGA
- a CDS encoding Mur ligase family protein translates to MWPLTGKEIYQAILEEPCPFESLEKISLTGVCTDSRKLKPQQFFVALQGENFDGHSYLQECFEKELPLALVSKDSKFLNELKPEFREKCIEVENVLNSFRQFAQFMRHRFPFPVIGIGGSNGKTTTKEMLASLLSGPNYKVTKTQKSENGFLGIAITLCQEEHNIKEQPHALVLEIGIDEMGAMQQHVDLSEPDISVLTALGPEHLERLKNWESAANEELFLFRNPYTTRIWQLADERILSGFTHDINIQYRGKVTHHKYPLSIEKDFLVIEKCEFDQEYTQRDFIFENTERTIVWEIINETPIKSEIKLEIFSKEGKLFTESNHIYEIPLPGKHNAANFALAFATAIKMKRTPREILEGWKNFVPPPMRSKISTLNNGTILFDDTYNASPMSIEAALNTIENKEWANKPKLIILGDMLDLGSESKYWHELLFHPLKNLQSTYLCLYGSAMYDCFKLLKETEETLIKENNTRIFWLATEEDPVAFLNIEGVDLSQFVILIKGSRGMKLDRLVKVIEEKCC, encoded by the coding sequence ATGTGGCCGTTGACAGGAAAAGAAATATACCAGGCTATTTTAGAAGAACCTTGTCCGTTTGAATCTTTAGAAAAGATTTCATTGACAGGAGTTTGTACAGACAGCCGTAAATTGAAACCGCAACAGTTTTTTGTTGCCTTGCAGGGAGAAAATTTTGATGGACATTCATATTTACAAGAATGTTTTGAGAAAGAATTACCTTTGGCATTGGTCAGTAAAGATTCTAAGTTTTTAAATGAATTAAAACCAGAATTTCGAGAAAAATGTATAGAAGTAGAAAATGTATTAAATTCCTTTCGTCAATTTGCTCAATTTATGCGCCATCGCTTTCCATTTCCGGTGATAGGAATTGGTGGGAGCAATGGAAAAACCACAACAAAAGAAATGTTGGCAAGTTTATTGAGTGGACCAAATTATAAAGTAACTAAAACACAAAAAAGTGAAAATGGATTTTTAGGTATCGCTATTACTTTGTGTCAAGAAGAGCATAATATAAAAGAACAACCCCATGCGCTTGTGCTTGAAATTGGGATCGATGAAATGGGAGCTATGCAGCAGCATGTCGATTTAAGCGAACCTGATATTTCTGTTTTAACTGCTCTTGGCCCTGAGCACTTAGAAAGATTAAAAAATTGGGAAAGTGCTGCGAATGAAGAATTATTTTTATTTAGAAATCCTTATACAACAAGAATTTGGCAGCTTGCAGATGAAAGAATTTTATCTGGATTTACCCATGATATTAATATTCAATACCGTGGTAAAGTAACGCATCATAAATATCCTTTGTCGATTGAAAAAGATTTTCTAGTCATCGAAAAATGTGAATTTGATCAAGAATACACACAAAGGGATTTTATATTTGAAAATACGGAGCGGACTATCGTTTGGGAAATTATTAATGAAACACCGATTAAATCTGAAATTAAATTAGAAATTTTTTCAAAAGAAGGAAAATTATTTACAGAAAGTAATCACATTTATGAAATTCCGCTTCCCGGCAAACACAACGCTGCAAATTTTGCCTTAGCTTTTGCTACTGCCATCAAAATGAAACGGACTCCTAGAGAAATATTGGAAGGCTGGAAAAATTTTGTCCCTCCACCTATGCGATCTAAAATATCTACGTTAAATAATGGAACCATTTTATTTGATGACACTTATAATGCAAGCCCAATGAGTATTGAAGCTGCATTAAATACAATTGAAAATAAAGAGTGGGCAAATAAACCTAAATTAATTATTTTAGGAGACATGCTTGATCTAGGGAGCGAGTCAAAATACTGGCATGAACTGCTTTTTCATCCTCTGAAAAATTTACAGAGCACCTACTTGTGCCTTTACGGTTCTGCGATGTATGATTGCTTTAAGCTACTAAAAGAAACTGAAGAGACCTTGATTAAAGAAAACAACACACGGATTTTCTGGCTTGCTACAGAAGAAGATCCGGTTGCATTTCTTAATATTGAGGGCGTGGATCTTTCTCAGTTTGTAATACTTATTAAAGGCAGTCGAGGAATGAAACTCGACCGGTTGGTGAAAGTCATTGAAGAAAAATGCTGTTGA
- a CDS encoding peptidoglycan D,D-transpeptidase FtsI family protein has product MLKKSTFRKSLFQKVKDYFNPHKIHTVPNFLKRAHTMGIIFFVLLSLILIRYAWITILPTQLREKLVSTGTRQFETTVTYSQPRATITDRNGKVLGVSVPRPSLFILTKRMPEDNETLKKVSKQLNIPFNELLNYKSDKRNFIWLKRQMSQKEFNTLGSLKKWQNFIGVVDEPKRIYPEGETAAQLIGFVGADGNGLEGIEQVYNSRLKIKKTRVDVLRDARGRLVIVTPNDASKPAQNVPNLKLSIDLSIQQFTEQALKVGAINAKAKGGSAIVMDVTTGEVLAIASYPTYDLNNPPNNNPAARRFRPVMDAIELGSVAKPMWIAKALDLKLITKNTLFDVRGGRLALPGGRIRDDHPMTTLDTQGVLRYSSNIGMYKIVQKMGRETFYNALMQVGFGRSPSTGFPGEWKGRIHKPESWSEMRFANMSFGQGFAISPLQLIHGLSIMVGGGVDRGVNLLATDPKKESDFVGPPLEYISKDTSRLISKMMGNVTEESNAGRIPGVLVGGKTGTAQIWSTKTNSYSERTAVFEGIIPANNPKLAIVVVLDEVKVRPAYGAKLAGPVFSEIGRKTVHYLNSQGVFSVEPYDNAYADKKTAHIAQ; this is encoded by the coding sequence ATGTTGAAGAAAAGTACTTTTAGAAAATCACTTTTTCAAAAAGTTAAAGATTACTTTAATCCGCATAAAATCCATACAGTGCCAAATTTTTTGAAGCGTGCTCATACTATGGGTATAATATTTTTTGTGCTTCTAAGTTTAATACTTATTCGCTATGCTTGGATTACCATACTACCGACCCAATTAAGAGAAAAGCTAGTAAGCACAGGGACACGTCAATTTGAAACCACTGTGACATATTCGCAGCCACGTGCAACAATCACCGATCGCAACGGCAAAGTTTTAGGTGTAAGTGTTCCAAGACCAAGTCTATTTATTTTAACCAAAAGAATGCCAGAGGATAATGAAACACTTAAAAAAGTTTCTAAACAACTCAATATTCCATTCAATGAATTGTTGAACTATAAAAGCGATAAACGAAATTTTATCTGGCTAAAAAGGCAGATGTCACAAAAAGAATTTAACACATTAGGATCTCTAAAAAAATGGCAAAACTTTATCGGTGTAGTCGATGAACCAAAAAGAATCTACCCAGAGGGAGAAACTGCGGCACAGTTGATTGGCTTTGTCGGCGCTGATGGCAATGGCTTAGAGGGAATTGAACAAGTCTATAACTCACGCCTTAAAATTAAAAAAACAAGAGTAGATGTTCTCCGTGATGCTAGAGGACGTTTAGTGATAGTAACTCCAAATGATGCTTCTAAACCTGCACAAAATGTGCCGAATTTAAAATTATCCATCGATCTCTCTATTCAACAATTTACAGAACAAGCTTTAAAAGTGGGCGCTATCAATGCAAAAGCTAAAGGTGGTAGCGCCATTGTGATGGATGTCACCACAGGTGAAGTCCTTGCTATCGCAAGTTATCCGACATACGACTTAAATAATCCTCCCAATAATAACCCTGCTGCAAGACGCTTTCGTCCTGTCATGGATGCCATTGAACTCGGTTCTGTTGCTAAACCCATGTGGATTGCTAAAGCACTTGATCTCAAACTTATCACTAAAAATACTTTATTCGACGTTCGGGGAGGACGCTTAGCCTTGCCTGGCGGAAGAATCCGTGACGATCACCCTATGACTACTTTAGACACTCAAGGAGTGCTAAGATACAGCAGTAATATTGGTATGTATAAAATTGTGCAGAAAATGGGACGAGAAACATTTTATAATGCACTTATGCAAGTTGGTTTTGGCCGTTCTCCCAGCACCGGATTTCCAGGCGAATGGAAAGGTAGAATTCACAAACCCGAATCTTGGAGTGAAATGCGTTTTGCCAATATGTCTTTTGGCCAAGGCTTTGCAATTTCTCCTCTCCAACTCATTCATGGACTCTCCATAATGGTTGGCGGAGGAGTTGACAGGGGTGTTAACTTACTAGCAACTGATCCTAAAAAAGAATCTGACTTTGTTGGCCCCCCCCTAGAATATATTTCTAAAGATACAAGTCGACTCATAAGTAAAATGATGGGTAACGTAACAGAGGAAAGCAATGCTGGCAGAATTCCTGGAGTGCTCGTGGGTGGAAAAACAGGTACTGCCCAGATATGGTCTACCAAAACCAACTCCTACTCGGAACGCACAGCTGTATTTGAAGGCATTATTCCTGCAAACAATCCGAAACTCGCAATCGTTGTCGTACTTGATGAAGTTAAAGTTCGCCCCGCTTACGGAGCAAAACTTGCCGGACCTGTCTTTTCAGAAATTGGTCGCAAGACAGTGCACTATCTTAATTCCCAAGGAGTTTTTAGTGTTGAACCCTATGACAATGCTTATGCTGACAAAAAGACAGCGCATATTGCACAGTAA
- a CDS encoding tyrosine-type recombinase/integrase codes for MARFFKHQRLEQKFSTNIKKKALTKEEAKKLILQGYEPSFQTGFIIEFLIYTGLRMGEVAALTWGDLEYLETNPQGSASLFVVIQKTMNHRTLEVKLNAKCGSNGHVELSNVIGNKIVELHSISKSLSYSIEKTAALFPLASKNPLEFSKLISNLSMKAGIRHVSMHGLRHTTITFLASSGHSLQVVQKIARHKTADMMTVYFDATQLPVTGVTSSIDKLLV; via the coding sequence ATGGCTCGTTTTTTTAAGCACCAGCGTTTAGAGCAAAAGTTTTCAACCAACATAAAAAAGAAAGCATTAACCAAAGAGGAAGCTAAAAAACTCATATTGCAAGGATATGAGCCCAGCTTTCAGACAGGGTTCATTATTGAATTTTTAATTTACACTGGGTTGAGAATGGGAGAAGTTGCCGCATTAACATGGGGTGATTTGGAGTATTTAGAAACCAATCCACAAGGAAGTGCTTCTTTATTTGTTGTCATCCAAAAAACAATGAACCATCGCACCCTTGAGGTAAAACTCAATGCCAAATGTGGTTCTAATGGGCATGTGGAATTGTCGAATGTCATTGGAAATAAAATAGTTGAGTTGCATAGCATATCGAAAAGTTTAAGTTACAGCATTGAAAAAACGGCTGCTTTATTTCCTTTAGCAAGTAAAAACCCACTGGAGTTTTCTAAGTTAATTTCAAATTTATCTATGAAGGCAGGCATTCGCCATGTCAGTATGCATGGCTTAAGGCATACAACCATTACATTTTTAGCGAGTTCGGGGCATTCGTTACAAGTAGTCCAAAAAATAGCAAGACATAAAACCGCAGATATGATGACGGTCTATTTTGATGCAACGCAATTGCCTGTAACAGGAGTCACTTCTAGTATTGATAAATTGCTTGTTTAA
- a CDS encoding AlbA family DNA-binding domain-containing protein, whose translation MSSSFFVSNLTLFYIQVGEDQMGEGDGMENFVTPKILYDSISDKKYLEKIIQKNQKEDLYIEYKEASISSDLEKLGKALSGFANSAGGVLIFRVKEDKKNKSYILDPISDINTFHQKILENLSRLVASNVPNVETKKIDKDNGYIIVLILKSDNSPHQRLEDKKYYRRSGESFVPMEHYELENMFGRAPKPILEVDFKIIENGCAPGIEQSYKIIVGIRNKGRIAATFPYIGLNINSNYKINSYELNGNGTPGLPKLASSTRGISNNIEYRGDGNYIIYPDLFLEVTAFDLKKNLKSNLYYQNSDLNVDIKIASKESRLILNNFNLSHSDFEKMLHENKFYSKALNLG comes from the coding sequence GTGTCTTCCTCTTTTTTTGTATCAAACCTGACGTTATTTTACATACAGGTCGGGGAAGATCAAATGGGGGAAGGAGATGGAATGGAGAACTTTGTTACACCTAAAATATTATATGATAGTATTTCAGATAAAAAATATTTAGAAAAAATTATTCAAAAAAATCAAAAAGAAGATCTTTATATAGAATATAAAGAAGCAAGTATATCAAGTGATTTAGAAAAATTAGGAAAAGCTCTAAGTGGTTTTGCAAATTCTGCGGGTGGAGTTTTAATTTTTAGAGTAAAAGAAGATAAGAAAAATAAATCATATATTCTTGATCCTATTTCAGACATCAATACATTTCATCAAAAAATACTAGAGAATTTGAGTAGATTAGTAGCAAGCAATGTTCCTAATGTAGAGACAAAAAAAATTGATAAAGATAATGGATATATTATTGTATTAATTCTAAAATCAGATAACTCGCCTCATCAAAGATTAGAAGATAAAAAATATTATAGAAGATCGGGTGAGTCTTTTGTCCCTATGGAGCATTATGAATTAGAAAATATGTTTGGAAGAGCCCCAAAACCAATTTTAGAGGTAGATTTTAAAATCATAGAAAATGGTTGTGCTCCAGGTATTGAGCAAAGTTATAAAATAATAGTTGGCATTAGAAATAAAGGTAGAATAGCAGCGACTTTTCCTTATATTGGATTAAATATAAATTCAAATTATAAAATTAATTCTTATGAACTAAATGGAAACGGAACTCCAGGTCTACCTAAATTAGCTTCATCTACACGCGGTATTAGTAACAATATTGAATATAGAGGAGACGGTAATTATATAATTTATCCTGATCTTTTTTTAGAAGTAACCGCATTTGATTTGAAAAAGAATTTAAAGAGCAATTTGTATTATCAAAATTCTGATCTGAATGTTGATATCAAAATTGCTTCAAAAGAATCAAGATTGATATTAAATAATTTTAACTTGTCACATTCAGACTTTGAGAAAATGTTACATGAAAATAAGTTTTATAGTAAAGCTCTTAATTTAGGATGA
- a CDS encoding three component ABC system middle component encodes MNDFLLLKNLDILSKNPILLSLVIDNFYKFSIRKEKNILLVYLIIPLVLSENTRLSLCNSKATSSLFTFCGNNNNISMLQNKILNQKNLSIKSLYVSLSSKRLKLNDDLSIDFIKENEQINNIYLEEKKAAKKLAFLLNSFDVNTIYRIFGVKFI; translated from the coding sequence ATGAATGATTTTTTACTATTAAAAAATTTAGATATTTTATCAAAAAATCCAATATTATTATCACTCGTTATAGATAATTTCTATAAATTTTCTATAAGGAAAGAAAAAAATATTTTATTAGTATATCTAATTATTCCCTTGGTATTAAGTGAAAATACAAGATTATCTCTTTGTAATTCAAAAGCAACTAGTTCTTTATTTACTTTTTGTGGAAATAATAATAATATAAGTATGCTTCAAAATAAAATATTAAATCAAAAAAATTTATCAATTAAATCTTTGTATGTATCTTTGAGTTCAAAAAGATTAAAACTAAATGATGACTTATCTATTGATTTCATAAAAGAAAATGAACAAATTAATAATATATATTTGGAAGAAAAAAAAGCTGCTAAAAAATTAGCTTTTTTACTTAATTCTTTTGATGTTAATACTATATATAGAATATTTGGAGTCAAATTTATATGA